One Pseudomonas brassicacearum genomic region harbors:
- a CDS encoding acetoacetate--CoA ligase, whose protein sequence is MSDILWQPSPERIAQSRMNAFRRFVNARHHLQLSDYPALHAWSIDQRVAFWQAIVDFFEIHFHQAPSEVLVEGPQMPSAQWFPGATLNFAEHLLRRRDEAVAVVAIDENGGQEQLTWAELAAHVAGLQKSLQAAGVSQGDRVAACMPNTWQTLVGMLATTSLGAIWSCSSPDFGTQGVIDRFGQIEPKVLITCAGYRYAGKVIDQRAKVNEILERLPSLQQLIVLPYAQPDARSDDFRTPASVALWGDFYQSGGEPQFIGVPFDHPLYILYSSGTTGVPKCIVHGTGGVLLQHVKEHGLHVDLGPEDRLFYYTTCGWMMWNWLVSALAVGSAVVLYDGSPFHPGPERLLDLIDQQRISVFGTSPKYLAALESQGLKPRQTHDLGSLKTLLSTGSALAPHCYDYVYRDFKADICLASMSGGTDIVSCFVNGNPLAPVRRGEMQGKSLGMAVQVWNEAGQAVIGEKGELVCTRHFPAMPIGLWNDPHQEKLRASYFAQFPGVWAQGDYAEELPHGGLLIHGRSDAVLNPGGVRIGTAEIYRQVEKVEQVLDSVAIGQQWQGDVRVVLFVRLREGVTLDEALAQQIRQVIRANTTPRHVPAKILAVSDIPRTISGKVVELAVRNVVHGEGVKNTDALANPEALEQFRDRPELAT, encoded by the coding sequence ATGTCCGACATCCTCTGGCAACCCAGCCCCGAACGCATCGCCCAGTCGCGCATGAACGCCTTTCGCCGGTTCGTCAACGCACGGCATCACCTGCAACTGAGCGACTATCCGGCCCTGCACGCCTGGAGCATCGACCAGCGCGTAGCTTTCTGGCAGGCCATCGTCGACTTTTTCGAGATCCACTTTCACCAAGCACCCAGCGAGGTCCTGGTGGAAGGCCCGCAGATGCCCAGCGCCCAGTGGTTCCCGGGGGCGACCCTGAACTTCGCCGAACACCTGTTGCGCCGCCGCGACGAAGCCGTGGCGGTGGTCGCCATCGATGAAAACGGCGGCCAGGAACAACTGACCTGGGCCGAGCTCGCCGCCCACGTTGCCGGCCTGCAAAAAAGCCTGCAAGCCGCTGGCGTCAGCCAGGGCGACCGGGTGGCCGCGTGCATGCCCAACACCTGGCAGACGCTGGTGGGTATGCTCGCCACCACCAGCCTGGGGGCCATCTGGTCGTGCTCGTCGCCGGACTTCGGCACCCAGGGCGTCATCGACCGCTTCGGCCAGATCGAGCCCAAGGTGCTGATCACCTGCGCCGGTTACCGCTACGCCGGCAAGGTCATCGACCAGCGGGCCAAGGTCAATGAAATCCTCGAGCGGCTGCCGTCGTTGCAGCAGTTGATCGTGCTGCCCTATGCCCAGCCTGATGCACGTTCGGATGATTTCAGGACCCCAGCCAGCGTCGCGCTATGGGGTGACTTCTACCAAAGCGGCGGCGAACCGCAATTCATCGGTGTGCCCTTCGATCATCCGCTGTACATCCTCTACTCCAGCGGCACCACCGGCGTGCCGAAGTGCATCGTCCATGGCACCGGCGGCGTGTTGCTGCAACACGTCAAGGAACATGGCCTGCACGTCGACCTCGGCCCCGAGGATCGCTTGTTCTACTACACCACGTGCGGCTGGATGATGTGGAACTGGCTGGTGTCGGCCCTCGCCGTGGGCAGTGCGGTGGTGCTCTACGACGGCTCACCGTTTCATCCCGGCCCCGAGCGCCTGCTGGACCTGATCGACCAGCAGCGCATCAGCGTGTTTGGCACCAGTCCCAAATACCTCGCCGCCCTGGAAAGCCAGGGCCTGAAACCGCGACAAACCCATGACCTGGGCAGCCTGAAAACCCTCTTGTCCACCGGCTCGGCCCTGGCGCCCCACTGCTACGATTACGTGTACCGCGACTTCAAGGCCGACATTTGTTTGGCCTCGATGTCCGGCGGTACCGACATTGTGTCGTGCTTCGTCAACGGCAACCCGCTGGCACCAGTGCGCCGGGGCGAGATGCAAGGCAAGAGCCTGGGCATGGCGGTGCAGGTCTGGAATGAAGCCGGCCAAGCGGTCATCGGCGAGAAAGGCGAGCTGGTGTGCACCCGGCACTTCCCGGCGATGCCCATTGGCCTGTGGAACGATCCTCACCAGGAAAAGCTCCGTGCCTCCTACTTCGCCCAGTTCCCCGGCGTGTGGGCCCAAGGTGATTACGCCGAAGAGCTGCCCCACGGCGGCCTGTTGATCCATGGACGCTCCGACGCCGTGCTCAACCCCGGTGGCGTGCGCATCGGCACAGCGGAAATCTATCGGCAGGTGGAGAAGGTCGAGCAGGTGCTGGACAGCGTCGCCATCGGCCAGCAATGGCAGGGCGATGTGCGGGTGGTGCTGTTCGTGCGTCTACGCGAGGGCGTGACGCTGGACGAGGCGTTGGCGCAGCAAATCCGCCAGGTCATCCGCGCCAACACCACTCCACGGCATGTACCGGCAAAGATCCTGGCGGTCAGCGATATTCCGCGGACCATCAGCGGCAAGGTGGTCGAGTTGGCGGTGCGCAACGTGGTGCATGGCGAAGGGGTGAAAAACACTGATGCGCTGGCCAATCCGGAAGCGTTGGAGCAGTTTCGGGATCGGCCGGAGCTGGCTACCTGA
- a CDS encoding amino acid ABC transporter ATP-binding protein: MTDVSTPSNTQPLLDIRGLRKQYGPVEVLKGVDLSMQRGNVVTLIGSSGSGKTTLLRCVNMLEEFQGGQIMLDGESIGYDDVDGKRVRHAEKVIARHRAMTGMAFQQFNLFPHLTALQNVTLGLLKVKKLPKDEAVALAEKWLERVGLLERRNHFPGQLSGGQQQRVAIARAIAMNPSLMLFDEVTSALDPELVGEVLNVIKGLAEDGMTMLLVTHEMRFAFEVSDKIVFMNQGRIEEQGPPKELFERPQSPRLAEFLKNTRF, translated from the coding sequence ATGACTGACGTTTCGACTCCTTCCAACACCCAGCCGCTGCTGGACATTCGCGGATTGCGCAAACAATACGGCCCGGTGGAAGTGCTCAAGGGCGTGGACCTGAGCATGCAGCGCGGCAATGTGGTCACGTTGATCGGCTCCAGCGGTTCGGGCAAGACCACGCTGCTGCGCTGCGTGAACATGCTCGAAGAATTCCAGGGCGGGCAGATCATGCTCGACGGCGAATCCATCGGCTATGACGACGTCGACGGCAAGCGCGTGCGCCACGCCGAAAAAGTCATCGCCCGGCATCGTGCCATGACCGGCATGGCCTTCCAGCAATTCAACCTGTTCCCGCATTTGACCGCGTTGCAGAACGTCACCCTGGGTCTGCTCAAGGTGAAAAAACTGCCCAAGGACGAAGCGGTGGCCCTGGCCGAGAAATGGCTGGAGCGGGTCGGCCTGCTGGAACGGCGCAATCACTTCCCCGGTCAGTTGTCTGGCGGCCAGCAGCAGCGCGTGGCGATTGCCCGGGCGATTGCCATGAACCCCAGCCTGATGCTGTTCGACGAAGTCACCTCGGCCCTGGACCCGGAGCTGGTGGGCGAAGTGCTGAACGTGATCAAGGGGCTGGCCGAAGACGGCATGACCATGCTGCTGGTGACCCACGAAATGCGCTTTGCCTTCGAGGTGTCGGACAAGATCGTGTTCATGAACCAGGGTCGCATCGAAGAGCAGGGGCCACCGAAAGAGTTGTTCGAGCGGCCGCAGTCGCCGCGGCTGGCGGAATTCCTCAAGAACACTCGTTTTTAA
- a CDS encoding sugar kinase encodes MSTPNPKPRIALIGECMIELQQRVDGSLLQSFGGDTLNTAVYLARALGDSGSVDYVTALGDDSFSDAMCQSWAAENIGLERVQRLPGRLPGLYCIQTDAAGERRFLYWRNEAAVRDCFTTPAAGPILAALLDYDVLYFSGVTLAVLGEQGRGKLIETLIEARRRGAQVVFDNNYRPRLWASVEAARAVYRSVLPYVELALLTVDDEQALFGYADSEAVFAAYAQFGTPEVVLKRGAEACLIRCDGVSYEIPAQRVERVVDTTAAGDSFSAAYLASRLLGGSPQEAAEAGHLLASRVIQVPGALMPKD; translated from the coding sequence ATGAGTACACCCAACCCAAAACCCCGCATCGCCCTGATCGGCGAATGCATGATCGAACTGCAACAACGCGTCGACGGCAGCCTGCTGCAAAGCTTCGGCGGCGACACCCTGAACACCGCGGTGTACCTGGCCCGGGCCTTGGGTGACAGCGGCTCGGTGGATTATGTCACCGCCCTGGGCGACGACAGTTTCAGCGATGCCATGTGCCAAAGCTGGGCAGCGGAAAACATCGGCCTGGAACGGGTTCAGCGTTTACCCGGCCGCTTGCCGGGTTTGTATTGCATCCAGACCGATGCGGCGGGGGAGCGGCGGTTTTTGTACTGGCGCAACGAGGCGGCGGTGCGCGATTGCTTTACCACCCCGGCCGCCGGGCCGATCCTGGCTGCGTTGCTGGATTACGATGTGCTGTATTTCAGCGGCGTGACCCTGGCGGTACTCGGCGAACAGGGCCGGGGCAAACTCATCGAAACCTTGATCGAAGCGCGCCGGCGCGGGGCTCAGGTGGTGTTCGACAACAACTACCGACCCAGGCTCTGGGCATCAGTCGAAGCGGCCCGCGCGGTCTATCGCAGCGTTCTGCCTTACGTGGAACTGGCGCTGTTGACGGTGGACGACGAGCAGGCGCTGTTCGGCTATGCCGACAGTGAGGCGGTGTTCGCCGCCTATGCGCAATTCGGTACGCCGGAAGTGGTGCTCAAGCGCGGCGCCGAGGCGTGTCTGATTCGTTGCGATGGCGTGTCTTATGAAATTCCCGCTCAACGGGTCGAGCGCGTGGTGGACACAACGGCGGCGGGAGATTCATTCAGTGCTGCGTACCTGGCGAGCCGCTTGCTGGGTGGCAGCCCGCAGGAGGCGGCCGAGGCGGGGCATTTGTTGGCGAGCCGGGTGATCCAGGTGCCGGGGGCGTTGATGCCCAAGGACTGA
- a CDS encoding IclR family transcriptional regulator: MTEDTIKRRARGLDRAFDILDFLKEIGQPLRPNDIASGIGSPKSTVYELVASLLERRILEPVGKEGHVYLGRQLYFLGQAHLRHFDLSREADHALQEIVSQTRETAQMCLLNGRKYTVALMKEGERHFRISSDIGENAPIPWTASGRLLLAHLSDQQIVDLIDPDDFILPDGERLPLEQFLKEIRQAGLDGFFSFDSVADTFTHCFAAPVKDPSGVAIATLCIVAPRADARNNYADYRRVLIESANNLARRINE, translated from the coding sequence ATGACCGAAGACACCATCAAACGCCGGGCCCGGGGACTGGATCGGGCGTTCGATATTCTCGATTTCCTCAAGGAAATCGGCCAGCCGCTGCGCCCGAACGATATTGCCAGCGGCATCGGCAGCCCCAAGTCCACGGTCTATGAACTGGTGGCGTCGCTGCTGGAGCGGCGCATCCTCGAACCGGTGGGCAAGGAAGGTCACGTCTACCTGGGCCGCCAGTTGTATTTTCTCGGGCAGGCACACCTGCGGCATTTCGACCTGAGTCGCGAGGCCGACCACGCCTTGCAGGAGATCGTCAGCCAGACCCGGGAAACCGCACAGATGTGCCTGCTCAATGGGCGCAAATACACCGTGGCGTTGATGAAGGAGGGCGAGCGGCATTTCCGCATTTCATCGGACATTGGCGAAAACGCGCCGATTCCCTGGACGGCGTCCGGTCGCCTGCTGCTGGCACATTTGAGTGACCAGCAAATTGTCGATTTGATTGACCCCGACGACTTCATCCTGCCGGACGGTGAGCGCCTGCCCCTCGAGCAATTCCTCAAGGAAATCCGCCAGGCCGGCCTCGACGGGTTTTTCTCGTTCGACAGCGTCGCCGACACCTTCACCCATTGCTTCGCCGCCCCGGTCAAAGACCCCAGCGGCGTGGCCATCGCGACCCTGTGCATTGTCGCCCCAAGGGCCGATGCCAGGAACAATTACGCCGACTACCGCCGGGTGCTGATCGAAAGCGCCAACAACCTGGCCCGGCGCATCAATGAATAG
- a CDS encoding PilT/PilU family type 4a pilus ATPase, translating into MEIDPLLRILASQDGSDLYMSTGAPPCARFEGVLKPLGNQAFKVGDIAGLAESLMDAEQRLEFDRELEMNLAISMAGVGRFRVNIFKQRNDVSMVIRNVKLDIPRFEDLKLPRVLLDTIMQKQGLMLFVGATGSGKSTSLAALIDYRNRNSSGHIITIEDPVEYIHRHKKSIINQREVGVDTRSFHAALKNTLRQAPDVVLIGEIRDRETMEHALSFADTGHLVISTLHAHNANQALDRVINFFPEERRPQLLNDLGNNLKAFVSQRLVRTRTGQRRAAVEVMLGSPTVADLIRRNELGELKGIMEKSEELGMQSFDQALFNLVVEGAIDEEEALKNADSANNLRLRLKLHAESGAAPPPDPAAGEWGLVD; encoded by the coding sequence ATGGAAATCGATCCCTTGTTGCGAATCCTGGCGAGCCAGGATGGCTCCGACCTCTACATGTCCACCGGCGCGCCACCGTGCGCGCGTTTCGAGGGCGTGCTCAAGCCCTTGGGTAACCAGGCATTCAAGGTCGGCGACATTGCCGGGCTCGCCGAGTCTTTGATGGACGCCGAACAGCGCCTTGAGTTCGATCGGGAACTGGAAATGAACCTGGCGATCTCCATGGCCGGTGTCGGGCGGTTCCGGGTGAATATTTTCAAGCAGCGCAACGACGTGTCCATGGTGATACGCAACGTCAAGCTGGACATTCCGCGCTTCGAAGACCTGAAGCTGCCGCGGGTATTGCTGGACACCATTATGCAGAAACAGGGGCTGATGCTGTTCGTTGGCGCGACAGGCTCGGGCAAGTCGACGTCCCTGGCGGCACTGATCGATTACCGCAATCGCAACAGCAGCGGCCACATCATCACCATCGAAGACCCGGTGGAGTATATCCATCGGCACAAGAAATCAATCATCAATCAGCGGGAAGTCGGTGTCGACACCCGCAGTTTTCATGCCGCCTTGAAGAACACCTTGCGCCAGGCGCCGGACGTGGTGCTGATCGGCGAGATCCGTGATCGCGAAACCATGGAACACGCGCTGTCCTTCGCCGACACCGGGCACCTGGTGATTTCCACGCTGCATGCCCATAACGCCAACCAGGCCCTGGATCGGGTGATCAACTTCTTCCCGGAAGAGCGCCGGCCGCAGTTGCTCAATGACCTGGGCAACAACCTCAAGGCCTTTGTCTCCCAGCGCCTGGTGCGCACCCGTACCGGCCAGCGCCGGGCGGCGGTGGAGGTCATGCTGGGCTCGCCCACGGTGGCCGATTTGATCCGGCGCAACGAGCTCGGCGAACTCAAGGGGATTATGGAAAAGTCAGAGGAGCTGGGCATGCAAAGCTTCGACCAGGCCTTGTTCAACCTGGTGGTAGAGGGGGCGATCGACGAGGAAGAAGCCTTGAAAAACGCCGACTCGGCGAACAACTTGCGCTTGCGTTTGAAGTTGCATGCCGAGTCGGGCGCGGCGCCTCCACCTGACCCGGCGGCGGGGGAGTGGGGGTTGGTGGATTGA
- a CDS encoding peptidylprolyl isomerase yields the protein MKAQARHILVKTAEEAEQLKQRIAKGEAFDVLAKKYSTCPSGKRGGDLGEVRPGQMVGAIDAVIFKKPLRVVHGPIKSKFGYHLVQVFYRD from the coding sequence ATGAAAGCCCAAGCCCGCCATATCCTGGTGAAAACCGCCGAAGAAGCCGAACAGCTCAAGCAACGCATTGCCAAGGGCGAAGCCTTCGATGTGCTCGCCAAGAAGTACTCCACCTGCCCCTCCGGCAAACGCGGCGGCGACCTGGGTGAAGTGCGGCCGGGGCAAATGGTTGGCGCGATCGATGCAGTGATCTTCAAGAAGCCGCTGCGGGTGGTGCATGGGCCGATCAAGAGCAAGTTCGGCTATCACCTGGTGCAGGTGTTTTATCGGGATTGA
- a CDS encoding amino acid deaminase: MSSAISNADIEKGAAAVGAHLLKDVSLPALVLHRAALEHNIRWMQAFVTDSGAELAPHGKTSMTPALFRRQLDAGAWGLTLATAVQTRAAYAHGVRRVLMANQLVGTPNMALIADLLADPAFEFHCMVDHPDNVADLGAFFASRGMKLNVMIEYGVVGGRCGCRSEAEVLALAEAIRAQPALALTGIEGYEGVIHGDHAISGIRAFAASLVGLAVQLQDSGAFAIDKPIITASGSAWYDLIAESFEARNAHGRFLSVLRPGSYVAHDHGIYKEAQCCVLERRNDLHEGLRPALEVWAHVQSLPEPGFAVIALGKRDVAYDAGLPVPLKRYKPGSDSVVGEDVGTCKVTAVMDQHAFMTVAPGVELRVGDIISFGTSHPCLTFDKWRVGCLVDEGLRVVESMETCF, from the coding sequence ATGTCTTCTGCCATTTCCAATGCTGACATAGAGAAGGGCGCGGCCGCCGTCGGCGCCCACCTGCTCAAGGACGTCAGCCTGCCGGCGCTGGTGCTGCATCGCGCGGCGCTGGAGCACAACATTCGCTGGATGCAAGCGTTCGTCACCGACAGTGGCGCCGAACTGGCGCCCCACGGCAAGACCAGCATGACCCCGGCGCTGTTTCGCCGCCAACTCGATGCCGGTGCCTGGGGCCTGACCCTCGCCACTGCCGTGCAGACCCGTGCCGCTTACGCCCACGGCGTACGCCGGGTGCTGATGGCCAACCAACTGGTGGGCACGCCGAACATGGCCCTGATCGCCGATCTGCTGGCCGACCCGGCGTTCGAATTCCATTGCATGGTCGATCATCCGGACAACGTCGCCGACCTGGGAGCGTTCTTCGCCTCGCGCGGTATGAAGCTGAACGTGATGATCGAGTACGGCGTAGTCGGTGGCCGTTGTGGTTGCCGGAGCGAGGCCGAGGTGTTGGCCCTGGCCGAGGCGATCCGGGCGCAACCGGCGCTGGCGTTGACCGGCATTGAAGGCTACGAAGGGGTGATCCATGGTGACCACGCCATCAGTGGCATCCGCGCCTTTGCAGCGTCTTTGGTGGGGCTGGCGGTGCAGTTGCAGGACAGCGGCGCGTTCGCCATCGACAAGCCGATCATCACCGCCTCGGGTTCGGCCTGGTACGACCTGATCGCCGAATCCTTCGAAGCCCGGAATGCCCACGGGCGTTTCCTCAGCGTGCTGCGTCCCGGCAGTTACGTGGCCCATGACCACGGCATCTACAAAGAGGCCCAGTGCTGCGTGCTGGAGCGGCGCAACGACCTGCACGAAGGCCTGCGTCCGGCCCTGGAAGTCTGGGCCCATGTGCAATCGCTGCCGGAACCAGGCTTTGCGGTGATCGCCCTGGGCAAGCGCGACGTCGCCTACGACGCCGGCTTGCCGGTGCCGCTCAAGCGCTATAAACCGGGTTCGGACTCGGTGGTGGGTGAGGACGTGGGCACCTGCAAGGTGACAGCGGTGATGGACCAGCATGCGTTCATGACCGTGGCGCCGGGAGTTGAGTTGCGGGTGGGGGATATTATTTCGTTCGGTACTTCGCATCCGTGCCTGACGTTCGACAAATGGCGGGTGGGGTGCCTGGTGGATGAGGGGTTGCGGGTGGTGGAGAGCATGGAGACTTGTTTCTAG
- a CDS encoding amino acid ABC transporter permease yields MYESPSWLHELWVARDTLWAGFLTSVQCSVLAIVLGTLIGLVAGLVLTYGRVWMRAPFRFYVDLIRGTPVFVLVLACFYMAPALGWQIGAFQAGVLGLTLFCGSHVAEIVRGALQALPRGQMEASQAIGLTFYQSLGYVLLPQALRQILPTWVNSSTEIVKASTLLSVIGVAELLLSTQQIIARTFMTLEFYLFAGFLFFIINYAIELLGRHIEKRVALP; encoded by the coding sequence ATGTACGAATCCCCCAGTTGGTTGCATGAGTTATGGGTCGCCCGGGACACCTTGTGGGCCGGTTTTCTCACCAGCGTGCAGTGTTCGGTGCTGGCAATTGTGTTGGGCACGTTGATCGGCTTGGTCGCAGGGCTGGTGCTGACTTACGGCCGGGTCTGGATGCGTGCGCCGTTTCGCTTCTACGTCGACCTGATTCGCGGCACGCCGGTGTTCGTGCTGGTGCTGGCCTGCTTCTACATGGCCCCGGCCCTGGGTTGGCAGATCGGCGCGTTCCAGGCCGGCGTGCTGGGCCTGACGCTGTTCTGCGGCTCCCACGTGGCCGAGATCGTGCGCGGTGCCTTGCAGGCGTTGCCCCGTGGGCAGATGGAAGCGAGCCAGGCCATCGGCCTGACGTTCTACCAGTCGCTGGGCTATGTGCTGTTGCCCCAGGCGTTGCGGCAGATCTTGCCGACCTGGGTCAATTCCTCCACCGAGATCGTCAAGGCCTCGACGCTGCTGTCGGTGATCGGCGTGGCCGAACTGCTGCTCAGCACCCAGCAGATCATCGCCAGGACCTTCATGACCCTGGAGTTTTACCTGTTCGCTGGTTTTCTCTTTTTCATCATCAATTACGCCATCGAATTGCTCGGGCGGCACATTGAAAAGCGGGTGGCCTTGCCATGA
- a CDS encoding RidA family protein, whose amino-acid sequence MSITRYGTGSSAGGGQPRPFARAVEADGWLHVSGQVPAVNGEIIVGGIVEQTHQTMKNLIAILEEAGYELKDVVRCGVWLDDPRDFWSFNKVFSEYFSPEHAPARACVQASMMVDCKVEIDCVAYKKK is encoded by the coding sequence ATGAGCATTACGCGCTACGGCACCGGCAGCTCCGCAGGCGGCGGTCAGCCACGGCCATTCGCCCGCGCCGTGGAGGCCGATGGCTGGTTGCATGTGTCCGGTCAGGTGCCGGCGGTGAACGGCGAGATCATTGTCGGCGGCATCGTTGAGCAGACGCACCAGACCATGAAGAACCTGATCGCGATTCTCGAAGAGGCCGGTTACGAGCTCAAGGACGTGGTGCGCTGCGGCGTGTGGTTGGATGATCCGCGGGATTTCTGGAGTTTCAACAAGGTGTTCAGCGAGTACTTCAGCCCTGAACACGCCCCGGCCCGGGCCTGTGTGCAGGCGAGCATGATGGTCGATTGCAAGGTCGAGATCGATTGTGTGGCCTACAAGAAAAAGTGA
- a CDS encoding PAS domain-containing protein yields the protein MNATPSGSDIQHLIARLDWASSPLGAAETWPQSLRTAVDIVLHSPMPMALLWGPQLIHFYNDAFARLAGDKHPQAFGQPTHTAWPELRDTSAPIYRSVLQGRTHSSRDQQWRLPFAGRLCDLWLDLTYSPVHDESGSVAGILVTALETSERRRLALEFERRSEASLKAQHESEERLQLALAATDALGTWDWDISEDRFIADEHFALLHGVDPSLSRQLPISAYLEGVHPEDRAMIARSIKHCITHGTEYAEEYRLLQPDGELRWVFVRGRCYKDRHGRPKRFLGAALDLTERKHTEQALRQSQTELQLIINAMPILISYVDREERFRLNNSAYLDWYGLTPEELYGKTVREVLGEQAYAARAEQIAGALAGKPCSFAVQSDHRDGRPRHALINYLPRHGSDGAVNGFYIFVIDETERKKTEEALRNLNETLEERVIARTQQLAEANQRLQSEMFERERAEEALRHAQKMEAVGQLTGGIAHDFNNMLTGILGSLDLIQRYIANGRAAEIGRFTEAAVSSANRAAALTHRLLAFSRRQSLDRKPMDPNQLVHSLEDLLSRTTGDHIVLRLQLADELWPVSTDVSQLENALLNLVINARDAMPDGGELTIETANVYLDGNDINTLEPVKAGDYVMIAVSDNGSGMTPSVLAKAFDPFFTTKPIGQGTGLGLSMIYGFAQQSGGHLNLDSVPGQGTRVQLYLPRLHVAPTEQPAASVAVDAPAAIAGETVLLVEDEPAVRMLILDLLHALGYTALQAQDAKSALPLLESDQRIDLLVTDVGLPGMNGRQLAEIARQHRPDLKVLFMTGYAQKAAERQGFLDQGMDLVAKPFTLDLLATKIRTMINHGP from the coding sequence ATGAACGCAACACCCTCCGGCAGCGACATACAGCACCTGATTGCCCGATTGGACTGGGCCTCCAGCCCGCTGGGCGCTGCCGAAACCTGGCCGCAAAGCCTGCGCACCGCCGTGGACATCGTGCTCCACTCGCCGATGCCGATGGCCTTGCTGTGGGGCCCCCAACTGATCCATTTCTACAACGACGCCTTTGCCCGATTGGCCGGCGACAAGCATCCGCAGGCGTTTGGTCAGCCGACCCACACAGCCTGGCCCGAACTCAGGGACACCAGCGCACCGATTTATCGCAGCGTGTTGCAAGGCCGCACGCACAGCAGCCGCGATCAACAATGGCGCCTGCCCTTCGCCGGCCGCCTCTGCGACCTGTGGCTCGACCTCACCTACAGCCCCGTGCACGACGAAAGCGGTAGCGTCGCCGGCATCCTGGTCACTGCCCTGGAAACCAGCGAGCGGCGCCGACTCGCCCTGGAGTTCGAACGGCGCTCCGAGGCCAGCCTCAAGGCCCAGCACGAAAGCGAAGAGCGCCTGCAACTGGCCCTGGCCGCCACGGATGCGTTGGGCACCTGGGATTGGGACATCAGCGAAGACCGCTTCATTGCCGACGAGCATTTCGCCCTGCTGCATGGCGTCGATCCGAGCCTGTCGCGCCAGTTGCCCATCAGCGCCTATCTTGAGGGCGTGCACCCCGAAGACCGGGCGATGATCGCCCGCAGCATCAAGCACTGCATCACCCACGGCACCGAATATGCCGAGGAGTACCGTTTGCTGCAGCCCGACGGCGAGCTGCGCTGGGTGTTCGTGCGCGGGCGTTGCTACAAGGATCGCCATGGCCGGCCCAAGCGTTTTCTCGGCGCAGCCCTGGACCTGACCGAGCGCAAGCACACCGAGCAGGCCTTGCGCCAGAGCCAGACCGAGCTGCAACTGATCATCAATGCCATGCCGATCCTCATCAGTTATGTGGATCGCGAAGAGCGTTTCCGGCTGAACAACAGCGCCTACCTGGACTGGTACGGCCTGACGCCTGAGGAACTCTATGGCAAGACCGTCCGCGAAGTGCTCGGCGAGCAGGCCTACGCGGCTCGCGCCGAACAGATCGCCGGCGCCCTGGCCGGCAAGCCCTGCAGCTTCGCCGTGCAGTCGGATCATCGCGACGGTCGCCCACGCCATGCACTGATCAACTACCTGCCCCGCCACGGGTCGGACGGTGCGGTGAACGGTTTCTATATCTTTGTGATCGACGAAACCGAACGCAAGAAAACCGAGGAAGCCCTGCGTAACCTCAACGAAACCCTGGAAGAGCGAGTCATCGCCCGTACCCAGCAACTGGCCGAAGCCAACCAACGGTTGCAAAGCGAGATGTTCGAACGCGAGCGCGCCGAAGAAGCCCTGCGCCATGCCCAGAAAATGGAAGCCGTGGGCCAGCTCACAGGCGGCATTGCCCATGACTTCAACAACATGCTCACGGGCATTCTCGGCAGCCTCGATCTGATCCAGCGCTACATCGCCAACGGTCGCGCCGCCGAGATAGGTCGCTTCACCGAAGCAGCGGTGTCCTCGGCCAATCGCGCCGCCGCCCTCACCCATCGACTGCTGGCATTCTCCCGACGCCAGTCGTTGGACCGCAAACCCATGGACCCCAATCAGCTGGTGCACTCACTCGAAGATTTGCTGAGCCGCACCACCGGCGATCACATCGTGCTGCGGCTGCAACTGGCCGATGAGCTCTGGCCGGTGAGTACCGATGTCAGCCAGTTGGAAAACGCCTTGCTCAACCTGGTGATCAACGCCCGGGACGCCATGCCCGATGGTGGTGAACTGACCATCGAAACCGCCAATGTCTACCTCGACGGCAATGACATCAACACCCTGGAACCGGTGAAGGCCGGGGACTACGTGATGATTGCCGTCAGCGACAATGGCAGCGGCATGACGCCCTCCGTGCTGGCAAAGGCCTTCGATCCGTTCTTCACCACCAAGCCCATCGGCCAGGGCACCGGCCTGGGGCTCTCGATGATCTACGGGTTTGCCCAGCAGTCCGGTGGGCACCTCAACCTGGACAGTGTGCCAGGCCAGGGCACCCGGGTGCAGTTGTACCTGCCACGGCTGCACGTCGCGCCCACCGAACAGCCGGCGGCGTCAGTGGCTGTCGACGCGCCCGCGGCGATCGCCGGGGAAACCGTGTTGCTGGTGGAAGACGAACCGGCGGTGCGCATGCTGATACTCGATCTGCTGCATGCCCTGGGCTATACCGCCCTTCAAGCCCAGGATGCCAAGTCGGCCCTACCCCTGCTGGAGTCGGACCAGCGCATCGACTTGCTGGTAACCGACGTCGGTCTGCCGGGCATGAATGGCCGGCAACTGGCGGAGATCGCCCGCCAGCACCGGCCCGACCTGAAAGTGCTGTTCATGACCGGTTATGCGCAAAAAGCCGCCGAACGCCAGGGGTTCCTCGACCAGGGCATGGACCTGGTCGCCAAGCCTTTCACCCTCGATCTGCTGGCGACCAAGATTCGGACGATGATCAACCATGGCCCCTGA